The Streptomyces sp. NL15-2K genome contains a region encoding:
- a CDS encoding type I restriction endonuclease, with translation MSPIHTESAFGDAIVSAMVERGWREARPRDYRADLGLDTNELFTFIEATQPDEWSELLTVYGGDPNEAQRGFAGRLDQAIATNGLLDVLRNGVKDRGVLLRVAYFKPNLVAHDSVLDGYRANRLTVVRELEYATKQADWGNRLDLTLFLNGIPVATAELKNPLTRQGVEQAKEQYRTDRDPTELIFTRRVVANFAVDPDLVFVATQLKGRNTRFLPFNTGSNGPGQPGGAGNPAPTAYGTYATSYLWEQVWQPDNWLDLLQRFVHLHKSKTPGGGSTKTLVFPRFQQWDAVKKLTAHAAARGAGHDYLVMASAGSGKSNTIGWLAHRLSDLHTPTDPRELDPEAIAKGLKPGVPVFDKVIVITDRRNLDAQLRETVGNFEQTAGLVVKIDEKHGAKGEQLAKALSRDTGKIVTVTLHSFPALLDYLQRNPTEIQGSRFAIIVDEAHSSQSGDAATAVRSALRDLGLDSDSEEVGATTVKAPATATLDEQLKKKAEQRSRAANLSYFAFTATPKAKTLELFGTLQDIDGKATYRPFHTYSMRQAIEEGFILDPLRNYVTYNTYWKLVNQNPDEREVDPSKANSLLARYALTHDSTVAQHAQVIVEHFVAHSRGRLGGRAKSMVVTASRQSAVQMARAIKSYIKDRDYDTKYPDLGVLVAFSGSLTVDGEETTEPKENGGLSESALPKAFAYTRADDKAARAGGTGQREYRILVVAEKYQTGFDQPLLTTMYVNKPLTGISAVQTLSRLNRTAERKTQADLAVLDFVNDANDIQDSFRPYFEEAMTLPSDPNLLYTAQSRVMRASILSGQEMDEFAAAYFVAKEKAAGSQPKWEKLHAELYRLLSPAVTRFTHLLESEDEDDQETAEGFRADLNDYVRKYGFLAQIVPYRDAELERLHLYGRYLLNRLPRRADGGVDIGEVDLSHMRVEKTGEYDVSLTAEGPTTMQGFGDGSGGAKEAEKSLLSQLIDKFNERFGTEFTEQDVIRPFEEAKADPKVRAAAVVNDEDNFGLVFDNVFADKMADHIDTIAGMGRQYFGPDKGFKSSLDRSARKAAWRMIRREEGLDDDV, from the coding sequence ATGAGCCCCATCCACACGGAGTCCGCCTTCGGCGACGCCATCGTCTCCGCCATGGTCGAGCGCGGCTGGCGCGAGGCACGCCCGCGGGACTACCGGGCCGATCTCGGCCTGGACACCAACGAGTTGTTCACGTTCATCGAGGCGACCCAGCCCGACGAGTGGAGCGAACTGCTCACCGTCTACGGCGGCGACCCGAACGAGGCCCAGCGCGGGTTCGCCGGCCGCCTCGACCAGGCCATCGCCACCAACGGCCTCCTCGACGTGCTCCGCAACGGCGTCAAGGACCGGGGCGTCCTCCTCCGCGTCGCCTACTTCAAACCGAACCTCGTCGCCCACGACTCCGTGCTCGACGGCTACCGGGCCAACCGCCTCACCGTCGTCCGCGAACTCGAGTACGCGACGAAGCAGGCGGACTGGGGCAACCGGCTCGACCTCACCCTCTTCCTCAACGGAATCCCGGTCGCCACGGCCGAGTTGAAGAACCCGCTGACCAGGCAAGGGGTGGAGCAGGCCAAGGAGCAGTACCGCACCGACCGCGATCCCACCGAGCTGATCTTCACGCGCCGCGTCGTCGCGAACTTCGCCGTCGACCCGGACCTCGTCTTCGTCGCCACCCAGCTCAAGGGCAGGAACACCCGCTTCCTCCCCTTCAACACCGGCTCCAACGGCCCCGGTCAGCCGGGCGGCGCCGGCAACCCGGCCCCCACCGCCTACGGCACGTACGCGACCTCCTACCTCTGGGAGCAGGTCTGGCAGCCGGACAACTGGCTGGACCTGCTCCAGCGGTTCGTGCACCTGCACAAGAGCAAGACGCCCGGCGGCGGCAGCACGAAGACGTTGGTCTTCCCCCGGTTCCAGCAGTGGGACGCGGTCAAGAAGCTCACCGCGCACGCCGCCGCCCGCGGCGCCGGCCACGACTACCTGGTCATGGCCTCGGCCGGCTCGGGCAAGTCGAACACCATCGGCTGGCTCGCGCACCGCCTCAGCGACCTGCACACCCCCACCGACCCGCGCGAACTCGACCCCGAGGCCATCGCCAAGGGCCTCAAGCCGGGCGTGCCGGTCTTCGACAAGGTCATCGTCATCACCGACCGCCGCAACCTGGACGCGCAACTGCGGGAAACCGTCGGCAATTTCGAGCAGACCGCCGGCCTCGTCGTGAAGATCGACGAGAAGCACGGGGCGAAGGGCGAGCAGCTCGCCAAGGCCCTCTCCCGCGACACCGGGAAGATCGTCACCGTCACGCTGCACTCCTTCCCGGCGCTGCTGGACTACCTCCAGCGCAACCCCACCGAGATCCAGGGCAGCCGCTTCGCGATCATCGTGGACGAGGCGCACTCCTCGCAGTCCGGCGACGCCGCCACCGCCGTACGGTCGGCCCTGCGCGACCTCGGCCTGGACTCCGACTCGGAGGAGGTGGGCGCGACCACGGTCAAGGCCCCGGCGACCGCCACCCTCGACGAGCAGCTCAAGAAGAAGGCCGAGCAGCGTTCCCGCGCCGCGAACCTCTCCTACTTCGCGTTCACCGCCACGCCGAAGGCCAAGACCCTCGAACTCTTCGGCACGCTCCAGGACATCGACGGCAAGGCCACGTACCGGCCCTTCCACACGTACTCCATGCGGCAGGCGATCGAGGAGGGCTTCATCCTCGATCCGCTGCGCAACTACGTCACGTACAACACGTACTGGAAGCTGGTGAACCAGAACCCCGACGAGCGGGAGGTCGACCCGTCGAAGGCGAACTCCCTGCTCGCCCGGTACGCGCTGACCCATGACTCGACGGTCGCCCAGCACGCCCAGGTGATCGTGGAGCACTTCGTGGCGCACAGCCGGGGCCGCCTGGGCGGCCGGGCCAAGTCCATGGTGGTGACCGCCTCGCGGCAGTCCGCCGTACAGATGGCGCGCGCCATCAAGAGCTACATCAAGGACCGGGACTACGACACCAAGTACCCCGACCTGGGTGTCCTGGTCGCCTTCTCCGGCTCGCTCACCGTCGACGGCGAGGAGACCACCGAGCCGAAGGAGAACGGCGGGCTGTCGGAGAGCGCGCTGCCGAAGGCGTTCGCGTACACGCGCGCCGACGACAAGGCCGCCCGAGCGGGCGGCACGGGCCAGCGCGAGTACAGGATCCTGGTCGTGGCGGAGAAGTACCAGACCGGGTTCGACCAGCCGCTGCTGACGACGATGTACGTCAACAAGCCGCTGACCGGCATCTCCGCCGTCCAGACCCTGTCCCGGCTGAACCGGACCGCGGAGCGCAAGACCCAGGCGGACCTGGCGGTCCTGGACTTCGTCAACGACGCCAACGACATACAGGACTCATTCCGCCCGTACTTCGAGGAGGCGATGACCCTCCCCTCCGACCCCAACCTGCTCTACACCGCGCAGAGCCGGGTCATGCGGGCGTCGATCCTCTCGGGGCAGGAGATGGACGAGTTCGCCGCCGCGTACTTCGTGGCCAAGGAGAAGGCGGCAGGCTCACAACCCAAGTGGGAGAAGCTGCACGCCGAGCTGTACCGGCTGCTCTCCCCCGCCGTAACCCGCTTCACGCACCTGCTCGAAAGCGAGGACGAGGACGACCAGGAGACGGCGGAGGGCTTCCGCGCCGACCTCAACGACTACGTCAGGAAGTACGGCTTCCTCGCGCAGATCGTCCCCTACCGGGACGCCGAGCTGGAGCGGCTGCACCTCTACGGCCGCTACCTCCTCAACCGGCTGCCGCGCCGGGCGGACGGCGGCGTGGACATAGGCGAGGTCGACCTCAGCCATATGCGGGTGGAGAAGACCGGCGAGTACGACGTCTCCCTCACGGCGGAGGGGCCGACGACGATGCAGGGCTTCGGTGACGGCTCGGGCGGCGCGAAGGAAGCGGAGAAGTCGCTGCTCTCGCAGCTGATCGACAAGTTCAACGAACGCTTCGGCACCGAGTTCACCGAGCAGGACGTCATCCGCCCGTTCGAGGAGGCCAAGGCCGACCCGAAGGTGCGGGCCGCGGCCGTCGTCAACGACGAGGACAACTTCGGCCTCGTCTTCGACAACGTCTTCGCGGACAAGATGGCCGACCACATCGACACCATCGCGGGCATGGGCCGCCAGTATTTCGGCCCCGACAAGGGCTTCAAGTCCAGCCTGGACCGCAGCGCCCGCAAGGCCGCCTGGCGGATGATCCGCCGCGAGGAGGGCCTGGACGACGACGTTTGA